Proteins encoded within one genomic window of Clupea harengus chromosome 10, Ch_v2.0.2, whole genome shotgun sequence:
- the suco gene encoding SUN domain-containing ossification factor → MKRLRVLLVCLIVALLCWSPGRYVHCSEQSSSGSEHSAQDGSPQANGQQEEATHDKVEEEWQTDNQASYDVGLEAHRAELEEQPAGDASNEDKHDQTVNLEEPVVVLEQQQQEEDEVVLMVEEVHSEPEQPATEPEPALEPQQAQSPPAASHTQPEPEAHAELPPSATPDQASASTTSTAAAPKDPSPETHNEPQADPHEEAPASPEHAAEVPGGAPTSVPSPDAPPSALEVPSAAFSVESSSASECVEGAPPTGAPPSSESLDFGSTLTSDVENMSITLGRGTGTNADFPASLGPKDFVVPEPDPDPSGNTSLKPEEPQVADSSGSRETDPSVPSKEDIPTFDEWKKKVMEVEKEKSQSLHTSTNGSPHPVKKVQKSFKNNYASVECGAKILSANSEAKSTSAILMENMDIYMLNPCSNKIWFVIELCEPIQVKQLDIANFELFSSTPKDFLVSISDRYPTNKWIKLGTFHARDQRTVQSFPLDETLYAKYVKMFIKYIKVELLSHFGSEHFCPLSLFRVFGTSMVEEIDELAESQYPPERLEYPDEEFDDVPGYVSSEDKSSKNLLGSATNAILDIVNNIAANVLGAKPGQEGGAHFEGDASSVDENLTETVSEIPVSPTPTPTSPPVLEVSEPEQTFSREDPATPLPVTPEASALPEGGQIVTLVQEEEEESSSQSTVTLMEEEDEEEPEEEAAAPPESEEEQRRRETAQRESLFYCAHLSTLSCLASLQEKLYRWCSVTLALQRQRKERHQARRRAASAAASSQAPLPAQQALPAPTPTLTQDLPASAKLPEAEGRPSPVQGDRISPTASDAASSRFSQGSRQGEAGGVEHLSDPILLEPSRTSSLPQHSFTDTSLAKPTPTQEIPQRPTGEPHDQQQQRPGYLEQIPETQAEGRQTSSDSSTLHLHPSPTATSALLTATTEPLSPEKDSPRLDLASSTEQPLHPLPTHTQPADIPPPTELPAPSAEPTDSGRPGAEELPHYRPLSPPQQQELPEAPALHADLRVEEVVEELLLSVPSAGGGHHRTATDFYAELQNSGDLPHGNGGHGNGNQVHGSNQKESVFMRLNNRIKSLEMNMSLSSRYLEELSQRYRKQMEEMQRAFNKTIIKLQNTSRIAEEQDQRQTECIQVLQSQLENVTRLMLNLSSTVMQLQREVSDRQSYLVVSLVLCLLLGLVLCMQCCRSSPSHNSTSTAVPMTNHYPSPKRCFSSYDDMSLKRRVSCPLVRSKSFQMPATDVGPDDLYIVEPLRFSPEKKKKRYRVKASEKAETLKASGSAPAAIFNGVPKCNGGSFQDLHFLPSPDADLSTSSSKDTAWSEVSSEGSSTVSDGSLCGGPTCSSGAPNSGLSNGRLSHPLLARSKAEKRSFKRRRSKQAEQQHGWNGFGPEDEPIPVSTLQELGMGVGVGTFRVQAVSGHV, encoded by the exons GTCCCCCGGTCGTTATGTCCATTGTTCAGAACAGAGCTCCTCTGGCTCGGAACACTCTGCACAGGATGGAAGCCCCCAGGCAAACGGGCAACAAGAGGAAGCCACCCACGACAAG GTGGAAGAGGAATGGCAGACGGACAATCAGGCATCGTACGACGTGGGGCTGGAGGCACACAGGGCAGAACTAGAGGAGCAGCCAGCAGGAGACGCCTCAAATGAGGACAAACACGATCAG ACTGTGAATCTAGAGGAGCCTGTGGTGGTgttggagcagcagcagcaggaagaggacgaggtggtgctgatggtggaGGAGGTCCATTCAGAGCCAGAGCAGCCCGCCACTGAGCCAGAACCAGCCCTCGAGCCCCAGCAGGCCCAGTCTCCTCCAGCagcctcccacacacagcccGAGCCTGAGGCCCACGCCGAGCTGCCTCCCTCTGCCACCCCGGACCAGGCCTCAGCCTCCACCAcctctactgctgctgctcccaaGGACCCCAGCCCAGAAACCCACAACGAGCCCCAGGCAGACCCTCATGAAGAAGCTCCTGCGAGCCCCGAGCACGCTGCTGAAGTCCCGGGCGGAGCACCTACCTCAGTCCCCTCTCCTGACGCCCCACCCAG TGCACTAGAGGTTCCCAGTGCTGCTTTCTCCGTAGAGAGCTCTagtgccagtgagtgtgtggagggtgcCCCGCCCACCGGGGCGCCCCCCTCCAGCGAATCCCTTGACTTTGGCAGCACACTCACCAG TGATGTGGAGAACATGTCCATCACACTGGGGAGGGGGACGGGGACCAACGCTGACTTCCCTGCCTCTCTGGGCCCAAAGGACTTTGTCGTGCCAGAGCCGGACCCGGACCCAAGTGGAAACACCTCTCTGAAGCCAGAGGAGCCCCAG gTGGCAGACTCCTCAGGCTCCAGGGAGACTGACCCCTCTGTGCCCAGCAAAGAGGACATCCCCACTTTTGacgagtggaagaagaaagtgatggaggtggagaaggagaaaa GTCAATCCCTACACACCTCCACCAACGGGAGCCCCCACCCTGTGAAGAAGGTCCAAAAGAGCTTCAAGAACAACTACGCCTCCGTGGAGTGTGGGGCCAAAATCCTGTCTGCCAACAGCGAGGCCAAG AGCACGTCGGCCATCCTGATGGAGAACATGGACATCTACATGTTAAACCCCTGCAGTAATAAGATCTG GTTTGTTATTGAGCTCTGTGAGCCCATCCAGGTGAAGCAGCTGGACATTGCCAACTTTGAGCTCTTCTCGTCCACACCAAAAGACTTCCTGGTGTCCATTAGTGACAG GTACCCAACCAACAAGTGGATCAAATTGGGAACGTTCCACGCCCGCGACCAGCGCACCGTCCAGAGCTTCCCATTGGACGAGACGCTCTACGCAAAATATGTCAAG ATGTTCATCAAGTACATAAAG GTGGAACTTCTCTCCCACTTTGGATCCGAGCACTTCTGCCCCCTCAGTCTCTTCAG AGTGTTCGGGACCAGCATGGTGGAGGAGATTGATGAGCTGGCGGAGTCCCAGTACCCCCCGGAGAGGCTGGAGTACCCAGATGAGGAATTCG ATGACGTTCCTGGCTACGTCTCATCCGAAGACAAATCCTCAAAGAACCTTTTGGGATCAGCAACAA ATGCCATTCTGGATATAGTGAATAACATCGCTGCCAACGTGCTGGGGGCAAAACCAGGACAGGAAGGTGGAGCTCACTTCGAAG GGGATGCATCATCCGTCGATGAGAACCTCACAGAGACAGTGTCCGAGATTCCTGTCAGTCCCACTCCAACCCCCACAAGCCCCCCTGT GCTGGAGGTCTCCGAGCCGGAGCAGACCTTTTCCAGGGAGGATCCGGCTACCCCGCTTCCCGTGACCCCCGAGGCCTCTGCGCTCCCTGAGGGGGGTCAGATCGTGACGCTGgtccaggaagaggaggaggagtcgtCGTCACAGTCCACCGTCacgctgatggaggaggaggacgaggaggagccggaggaggaggcggcggcaCCGCCCGAGTCCGAGGAGGAGCAGCGGAGGCGCGAGACGGCGCAGCGCGAGAGCCTGTTCTACTGCGCGCACCTCTCCACGCTCTCGTGCCTGGCCTCGCTGCAGGAGAAGCTGTACCGCTGGTGCTCCGTCACCTTGGCCCTGCAGAGGCAGCGCAAGGAGCGCCACCAGGCCCGGAGGAGGGCAGCGTCCGCCGCCGCCTCCTCTCAAGCGCCTCTCCCTGCTCAGCAGGCCCtgcccgcccccacccccaccctcacccaggACCTGCCAGCGTCTGCGAAGCTCCCAGAGGCGGAGGGGAGACCCAGCCCGGTGCAGGGCGACAGGATCAGCCCCACGGCCTCAGACGCGGCCTCCTCCCGCTTCAGCCAGGGCAGCCGGcagggtgaggcgggtggtgtagaGCACCTCTCCGACCCCATCCTGCTGGAGCCTAGCCGCACCTCCTCCCTGCCCCAGCACAGCTTCACCGACACCTCCCTGGCCAAGCCCACCCCTACGCAGGAGATCCCCCAGCGCCCCACTGGCGAGCCtcacgaccagcagcagcagaggccggGCTACCTGGAACAAATCCCAGAGACCCAGGCCGAGGGCCGGCAGACTAGCAGCGACAGCAGCACCCTGCACCTCCACCCCAGCCCCACGGCCACCTCTGCCCTGCTCACCGCCACCACAGAGCCGCTGAGCCCCGAGAAGGACTCCCCCAGGCTGGACCTAGCCAGCAGCACCGAGCAGCCTCTCCATCCCCTGCCCACCCACACCCAGCCTGCGGACATCCCCCCTCCCACGGAGCTCCCTGCTCCCTCAGCAGAGCCCACAGACTCGGGCAGGCCTGGGGCTGAGGAGCTCCCCCACTACAGGCCCCTGAGCCCTCCCCAGCAGCAGGAGCTCCCGGAGGCCCCGGCACTGCACGCGGACctgagggtggaggaggtggtggaggagctgCTCCTGAGCGTGCCCTCGGCCGGCGGGGGACACCACCGTACCGCCACCGACTTCTACGCCGAACTGCAGAACTCTGGCGACCTGCCGCACGGCAACGGCGGCCACGGCAATGGCAACCAGGTGCATGGCTCCAACCAGAAGGAGTCGGTGTTCATGCGGCTCAACAACCGCATCAAATCGCTGGAGATGAACATGTCGCTCAGCAGCAGGTACCTAGAGGAGCTCAGCCAAAG GTACCGGAAGCAGATGGAGGAGATGCAGAGAGCTTTCAACAAGACCATCATCAAGCTGCAGAACACGTCACGCATTGCAGAGGAGCAG GACCAGAGACAGACGGAGTGCATTCAGGTTCTACAGAGCCAGTTGGAGAACGTCACCAGACTGATGCTCAATCTGTCTTCTACGGTCAtgcagctgcagagagag GTGTCGGACAGGCAGAGTTATCTGGTGGTGTCTCTGGTGCTCTGTCTGCTGCTTGGGCTGGTGCTCTGTATGCAGTGCTGTCGAAGCTCCCCCAGTCACAACAGCACCAGCACAGCCGTGCCCATGACCAACCATTACCCCAGTCCaaagag gtgtTTTTCCTCCTATGATGACATGAGTCTGAAGCGCAGAGTGTCCTGTCCTCTGGTGCGCTCCAAGTCTTTCCAGATGCCTGCCACAGATG TAGGTCCTGATGACTTGTACATTGTAGAACCTCTAAGGTTTTCTCCAGAGAAAAAG AAAAAGCGCTACAGGGTCAAGGCCAGCGAGAAGGCGGAGACACTGAAGGCCTCGGGCTCGGCGCCGGCGGCCATCTTTAACGGCGTGCCCAAGTGCAACGGCGGCAGCTTCCAAGACCTGCACTTCCTGCCCTCGCCCGACGCCGACCTCTCCACCAGCTCGTCCAAGGACACGGCCTGGTCCGAGGTCAGCTCCGAGGGCTCCTCCACCGTCTCAGACGGTTCCCTGTGCGGCGGGCCCACTTGCTCGTCCGGCGCGCCCAACTCGGGCCTCTCCAATGGCCGGCTGTCGCACCCCCTGCTGGCGCGCAGCAAGGCGGAGAAGAGGTCCTTCAAGCGGCGGCGCTCCAAGCAGGCGGAACAGCAGCACGGTTGGAACGGCTTCGGTCCTGAGGATGAGCCCATCCCCGTGTCCACCCTGCAGGAGCTGGGcatgggcgtgggcgtgggcaCCTTCAGGGTGCAGGCCGTCTCGGGACACGTCTGA
- the mfsd12a gene encoding major facilitator superfamily domain-containing protein 12a isoform X2: MSDSPSSLHVCRRLSYAVGHFLNDLCASMWFTYLLVYYHSVLGFNNTYAGVLLLVGQIADGFCTPLIGYESDRTAGCGTYGKRKSWHLVGTVSVLVSFAFIFNQCFGCDGSTPQWASLIYFLPFIVIFQFGWAATQISHLSLIPELVSCQYAKVELTAFRYAFTVVANITVYATAWVLFNLQTGQAESDTDSLGPADIPVFRNLSLVVLGIGAFTSLLFHLGTHEKINAAVDSEPGERQPLLNTPRPPSARMQWKHWLLEPSFYQVAFLYMSTRLIVNLSQTYISMYLTNTLMLPKNYIATIPLVMYVSGFASSLIMKPFSKLMGKSMTYFTGLLLIMAFAYWVLLDIHMGPSVYGAAVLLGSGSATILVMSLSLTADLIGDQTQSGAFVYGAMSFTDKVANGLVVMLIQGLHPCHTQVCCPACVWYYHYVMVGATGGVAVAASLCLCTLLIWPVRLRNRLSVINGLMGTEGQEPDEVSDQASVN, translated from the exons ATGTCTGATAGCCCGTCTTCCTTACACGTCTGTCGACGTCTAAGTTATGCGGTAGGACATTTTTTAAACGATTTATGTGCGTCTATGTGGTTCACATACCTACTGGTGTATTACCACTCAGTGCTAGGTTTTAACAACACATATGCCGGGGTGCTGCTTTTAGTCGGACAGATCGCAGACGGATTCTGTACGCCGCTGATTGGTTACGAATCGGATCGTACAGCGGGATGCGGGACTTACGGGAAAAGGAAATCATGGCACCTGGTCG gcacagtgagtgtgttggtgtcaTTTGCTTTCATCTTTAACCAGTGCTTTGGCTGTGATGGCAGCACACCACAGTGGGCCAGCCTCATATACTTCCTTCCCTTCATCGTCATCTTCCAGTTCGGCTGGGCGGCCACTCAGATCTCCCACTTGTCTCTCATCCCTGAGCTAGTGTCTTGCCAGTATGCCAAGGTGGAACTCACCGCCTTCAG GTATGCCTTCACAGTGGTGGCGAACATCACTGTCTACGCCACAGCCTGGGTGCTCTTCAACCTGCAGACTGGACAGGCAGAGAGCGACACAGACAGTCTGGGTCCTGCCGACATCCCTGTTTTCAGA aacTTGAGTCTGGTGGTGCTGGGCATTGGGGCTTTCACCTCACTCCTCTTCCACCTGGGCACTCATGAGAAGATCAATGCTGCTGTTGACTCTGAGCCGGGCGAGCGGCAGCCCCTCCTCAACACTCCCAGACCTCCCAGTGCCAGAATGCAGTGGAAACACTGGCTTCTGGAGCCGTCGTTTTACCAG GTGGCCTTCCTCTACATGTCCACCCGGCTGATAGTCAACCTCTCCCAGACTTACATCTCCATGTACCTCACCAACACTCTCATGCTGCCCAAG AACTACATCGCCACCATCCCTCTGGTCATGTATGTCAGTGGTTTCGCCTCCTCCCTCATCATGAAGCCTTTCAGCAAGCTGATGGGCAAAAGt ATGACCTACTTCACAGGCCTGCTGCTGATTATGGCGTTTGCCTATTGGGTGCTGCTGGACATCCATATGGGCCCGTCTGTGTATGGGGCTGCTGTCCTGCTGGGGTCAGGATCCGCCACCATCCTGgtcatgtctctctccctcactgctgACCTCATTGGGGACCAGACA CAAAGTGGAGCGTTTGTGTACGGAGCAATGAGTTTCACTGACAAGGTGGCCAATGGTTTGGTGGTCATGCTGATCCAGGGCCTTCATCCCTgcca CACACAGGTCTGttgccctgcctgtgtgtggtaCTACCACTATGTGATGGTTGGAGCGACGGGTGGCGTGGCTGTTGCTGCGTCATTGTGTCTCTGCACCCTCCTCATCTGGCCTGTTCGCCTTCGGAATC GATTGTCTGTCATTAACGGTCTGATGGGAACGGAGGGACAGGAACCTGATGAAGTGTCTGATCAGGCCTCAGTGAACTAA
- the mfsd12a gene encoding major facilitator superfamily domain-containing protein 12a isoform X1: MSDSPSSLHVCRRLSYAVGHFLNDLCASMWFTYLLVYYHSVLGFNNTYAGVLLLVGQIADGFCTPLIGYESDRTAGCGTYGKRKSWHLVGTVSVLVSFAFIFNQCFGCDGSTPQWASLIYFLPFIVIFQFGWAATQISHLSLIPELVSCQYAKVELTAFRYAFTVVANITVYATAWVLFNLQTGQAESDTDSLGPADIPVFRNLSLVVLGIGAFTSLLFHLGTHEKINAAVDSEPGERQPLLNTPRPPSARMQWKHWLLEPSFYQVAFLYMSTRLIVNLSQTYISMYLTNTLMLPKNYIATIPLVMYVSGFASSLIMKPFSKLMGKSMTYFTGLLLIMAFAYWVLLDIHMGPSVYGAAVLLGSGSATILVMSLSLTADLIGDQTQSGAFVYGAMSFTDKVANGLVVMLIQGLHPCHTQVCCPACVWYYHYVMVGATGGVAVAASLCLCTLLIWPVRLRNPDKEQPLFNECQSGLSVINGLMGTEGQEPDEVSDQASVN; encoded by the exons ATGTCTGATAGCCCGTCTTCCTTACACGTCTGTCGACGTCTAAGTTATGCGGTAGGACATTTTTTAAACGATTTATGTGCGTCTATGTGGTTCACATACCTACTGGTGTATTACCACTCAGTGCTAGGTTTTAACAACACATATGCCGGGGTGCTGCTTTTAGTCGGACAGATCGCAGACGGATTCTGTACGCCGCTGATTGGTTACGAATCGGATCGTACAGCGGGATGCGGGACTTACGGGAAAAGGAAATCATGGCACCTGGTCG gcacagtgagtgtgttggtgtcaTTTGCTTTCATCTTTAACCAGTGCTTTGGCTGTGATGGCAGCACACCACAGTGGGCCAGCCTCATATACTTCCTTCCCTTCATCGTCATCTTCCAGTTCGGCTGGGCGGCCACTCAGATCTCCCACTTGTCTCTCATCCCTGAGCTAGTGTCTTGCCAGTATGCCAAGGTGGAACTCACCGCCTTCAG GTATGCCTTCACAGTGGTGGCGAACATCACTGTCTACGCCACAGCCTGGGTGCTCTTCAACCTGCAGACTGGACAGGCAGAGAGCGACACAGACAGTCTGGGTCCTGCCGACATCCCTGTTTTCAGA aacTTGAGTCTGGTGGTGCTGGGCATTGGGGCTTTCACCTCACTCCTCTTCCACCTGGGCACTCATGAGAAGATCAATGCTGCTGTTGACTCTGAGCCGGGCGAGCGGCAGCCCCTCCTCAACACTCCCAGACCTCCCAGTGCCAGAATGCAGTGGAAACACTGGCTTCTGGAGCCGTCGTTTTACCAG GTGGCCTTCCTCTACATGTCCACCCGGCTGATAGTCAACCTCTCCCAGACTTACATCTCCATGTACCTCACCAACACTCTCATGCTGCCCAAG AACTACATCGCCACCATCCCTCTGGTCATGTATGTCAGTGGTTTCGCCTCCTCCCTCATCATGAAGCCTTTCAGCAAGCTGATGGGCAAAAGt ATGACCTACTTCACAGGCCTGCTGCTGATTATGGCGTTTGCCTATTGGGTGCTGCTGGACATCCATATGGGCCCGTCTGTGTATGGGGCTGCTGTCCTGCTGGGGTCAGGATCCGCCACCATCCTGgtcatgtctctctccctcactgctgACCTCATTGGGGACCAGACA CAAAGTGGAGCGTTTGTGTACGGAGCAATGAGTTTCACTGACAAGGTGGCCAATGGTTTGGTGGTCATGCTGATCCAGGGCCTTCATCCCTgcca CACACAGGTCTGttgccctgcctgtgtgtggtaCTACCACTATGTGATGGTTGGAGCGACGGGTGGCGTGGCTGTTGCTGCGTCATTGTGTCTCTGCACCCTCCTCATCTGGCCTGTTCGCCTTCGGAATC CTGATAAAGAACAACCCCTTTTCAACGAATGTCAGTCCG GATTGTCTGTCATTAACGGTCTGATGGGAACGGAGGGACAGGAACCTGATGAAGTGTCTGATCAGGCCTCAGTGAACTAA